A part of Streptomyces sp. NBC_01210 genomic DNA contains:
- a CDS encoding ArsR/SmtB family transcription factor, which produces MNRALHLLRTVIPPSGYIPDFLTPPVPGADLPAGLEQVRLTPHRQLVREMSRLAESRPIPSWTSLGGPGRDALASLTGALATYHGALLRPYWSRIRTAVGNDVSQRARTLLEGGTQTLLDGLHPLARWNSPVLEVDYPVDRDLYLEGRGLLLVPSYFCWRRPTALADPALAPVLVYPVAKAPLDLVRGTEDGLERLLGRTRAAVLTEVADRSTRTTSEVAEAVGVSLPSVSYQISVLRDGGLVTSRREGKYVLHAVTPLGLQLLGAGMPVRAESLGGDVAAGAGNTEAARSLLAPAGLDRDQEIVRR; this is translated from the coding sequence GTGAATCGTGCCCTGCATCTGCTGCGGACAGTGATTCCCCCTTCCGGCTACATCCCGGACTTCCTCACCCCGCCGGTCCCCGGCGCCGATCTGCCCGCGGGCCTCGAGCAGGTGCGCCTCACCCCGCACAGACAGCTGGTCCGCGAGATGTCGAGACTGGCCGAGTCCCGCCCGATCCCGAGCTGGACCTCGCTCGGCGGTCCTGGTCGCGATGCGCTTGCCTCGCTGACAGGCGCACTGGCGACGTATCACGGGGCACTGCTGCGGCCGTACTGGTCCCGCATCCGTACCGCTGTCGGCAACGATGTCAGCCAGCGAGCGCGCACCCTGCTGGAAGGCGGCACACAGACGTTGCTGGACGGATTGCACCCGCTGGCGCGGTGGAACTCCCCGGTGCTGGAGGTGGATTACCCCGTCGATCGCGACCTGTACCTGGAGGGCCGCGGACTGCTTCTCGTTCCCTCGTACTTCTGCTGGCGTCGGCCGACCGCCCTCGCGGATCCGGCCCTGGCCCCGGTGCTCGTCTATCCGGTGGCGAAAGCGCCGCTCGACCTCGTGCGGGGGACGGAGGACGGACTCGAGCGGCTGCTCGGCCGCACCCGGGCTGCGGTGCTCACCGAGGTGGCCGACAGAAGCACCCGGACCACTTCCGAGGTGGCCGAGGCCGTGGGGGTCTCACTGCCCAGCGTGAGCTATCAGATCAGCGTCCTGCGCGACGGGGGTCTCGTGACCAGCCGCCGCGAAGGCAAGTACGTCCTGCATGCGGTGACCCCGTTGGGGCTCCAACTGCTCGGCGCCGGCATGCCGGTCCGGGCGGAGTCGCTGGGCGGCGATGTCGCTGCTGGAGCCGGGAACACCGAGGCGGCCCGCTCGCTGCTCGCCCCCGCCGGCCTGGACCGTGATCAGGAGATCGTGCGGCGCTGA
- a CDS encoding amino acid ABC transporter permease: MTSVLYDAPGPRAKRRNVLFTVVFVIALAALIWWVVQSLVDKNQLEWAKWKPFFTDSRAWSTYLLPGLKNTLKGAALAMVIALPLGAFFGIARLSDHWWVRGAAGAVVEFFRAIPVLILMLFANAAYAEYTDISPDNRPLYAVVTGLVLYNASVLAEIVRAGILSLPQGQSDAAKAIGMRKSQTMLYVLLPQSVTAMLPAIVSQLVVIVKDTALGGALLGFSELLASVRPMSANYGANTIASFTVVAVIFVVLNFALTTFASRLEGRLRRGKRSTGAVVGVDAVEELSTPGEHVGPGELDGGGGRAGGGPADRTK, encoded by the coding sequence GTGACCTCCGTCCTGTACGACGCCCCGGGACCGCGCGCCAAGCGGCGCAATGTCCTGTTCACGGTGGTGTTCGTGATCGCGCTGGCAGCGCTGATCTGGTGGGTGGTCCAGAGCCTCGTCGACAAGAACCAGCTCGAATGGGCCAAGTGGAAGCCGTTCTTCACCGATTCCCGTGCCTGGTCGACGTACCTCCTGCCGGGGCTCAAGAACACGCTCAAAGGCGCCGCCCTGGCCATGGTCATCGCGCTGCCGCTCGGAGCGTTCTTCGGTATCGCGCGGCTCTCCGACCACTGGTGGGTACGGGGCGCGGCCGGCGCCGTCGTGGAGTTCTTCCGTGCCATCCCGGTGCTGATCCTGATGCTATTCGCCAACGCGGCGTACGCCGAGTACACCGACATCAGTCCCGACAACCGGCCGCTGTACGCCGTGGTCACGGGCCTGGTGCTCTACAACGCCTCGGTGCTCGCCGAGATCGTACGGGCGGGCATTCTCTCCCTTCCCCAGGGGCAGTCCGACGCGGCCAAGGCGATCGGTATGCGCAAGAGCCAGACCATGCTGTACGTGCTGCTGCCGCAGTCGGTCACCGCGATGCTCCCCGCCATCGTCAGCCAGCTGGTGGTCATCGTGAAGGACACCGCGCTCGGTGGCGCGTTGCTCGGCTTCTCCGAACTGCTGGCATCGGTCCGCCCGATGAGCGCGAACTACGGGGCGAACACCATCGCCAGCTTCACCGTCGTCGCCGTGATCTTCGTCGTGCTCAACTTCGCGCTCACCACCTTTGCGAGCCGGCTGGAAGGCCGGCTGCGCCGTGGCAAGAGGTCCACCGGCGCGGTGGTCGGCGTCGACGCGGTCGAGGAGCTCTCGACGCCCGGCGAGCACGTCGGCCCAGGAGAGCTGGACGGCGGAGGGGGACGGGCCGGGGGCGGGCCGGCCGATCGGACGAAGTGA